One genomic window of Tenacibaculum tangerinum includes the following:
- a CDS encoding DNA topoisomerase IV subunit B: MTQETQYTEDNIRSLDWKEHIRMRPGMYIGKLGDGSSPDDGIYILVKEVLDNSIDEFVMGGGKNIEVSVQGNKVIVRDYGRGIPLGKVVDVVSKMNTGGKYDSKAFKKSVGLNGVGTKAVNALSSYFRVESTRDGKSAAAEFEKGNLTNQEFLEETSRRKGTKVTFIADDTIFKNYKYRPEYISKLLKNYVYLNPGLTIVFNGEKFYSENGLKDLLEDNNNQDDMLYPIIHLRGDDIEVAITHSKTQYSEEYHSFVNGQNTTQGGTHLNAFREAVVKTVREFFGKNFDASDVRKSIISAISIKVMEPVFESQTKTKLGSTEMGGDLPTVRTYINDFVKTQLDNYLHKNTEVADKLQKKILQAEKERKELSGIRKLARERAKKASLHNKKLRDCRIHFGDTKKDGYLDTTLFITEGDSASGSITKSRNVNTQAVFSLKGKPLNSYGLSKKIVYENEEFNLLQAALNIEDGLEDLRYNNIVIATDADVDGMHIRLLLITFFLQFFPEVIKEGHLYILDTPLFRVRNKKETIYCYSEEEKQAAIEKLRGKPEITRFKGLGEISPNEFVHFIGDDIRLDPVMLDKEMSIEQMLEFYMGKNTPDRQKFIINNLKVELDLVEEN; encoded by the coding sequence ATGACGCAAGAAACACAATATACCGAAGACAATATACGCTCACTTGACTGGAAAGAACACATTCGTATGCGTCCAGGAATGTACATTGGTAAATTAGGAGACGGATCATCACCAGATGACGGAATTTACATTTTGGTTAAAGAGGTTTTAGACAACTCTATCGACGAATTTGTCATGGGAGGTGGTAAAAACATCGAAGTTTCTGTTCAAGGAAATAAAGTAATCGTGCGTGACTACGGGCGTGGTATTCCGCTAGGAAAAGTGGTCGACGTAGTTTCAAAAATGAATACGGGTGGAAAGTACGATTCTAAAGCCTTTAAAAAATCTGTTGGTTTAAATGGGGTAGGTACCAAAGCAGTAAATGCGTTGTCATCTTATTTTAGAGTAGAGTCGACTCGTGACGGGAAATCAGCTGCTGCAGAGTTCGAAAAAGGGAATTTAACCAATCAGGAGTTTTTAGAAGAAACCTCACGCAGAAAAGGAACCAAAGTAACCTTTATTGCAGACGACACTATTTTTAAAAATTATAAATACCGCCCTGAATACATTTCTAAACTATTAAAAAACTATGTGTATCTAAACCCAGGATTAACCATAGTTTTTAACGGAGAAAAATTTTATTCAGAAAACGGATTAAAAGATTTATTGGAAGACAACAATAATCAAGACGATATGTTGTATCCAATAATTCACTTACGAGGCGATGATATTGAGGTAGCCATTACCCACAGTAAAACACAATATTCAGAAGAATACCATTCGTTTGTAAACGGACAAAATACCACCCAAGGAGGAACACACTTAAATGCCTTTCGAGAAGCAGTTGTAAAAACAGTACGAGAATTTTTCGGGAAGAACTTTGATGCCTCCGATGTACGTAAATCCATTATTTCAGCGATTTCTATCAAGGTAATGGAGCCCGTTTTTGAAAGTCAAACAAAAACAAAATTAGGTTCTACCGAAATGGGAGGCGACTTACCGACCGTTCGTACCTATATCAACGACTTTGTAAAAACACAATTAGACAACTATTTACATAAAAACACCGAAGTAGCTGATAAACTCCAAAAAAAGATACTACAAGCTGAAAAAGAGCGAAAAGAATTATCAGGAATTCGAAAATTAGCACGCGAACGTGCTAAAAAAGCTAGTTTGCACAATAAAAAACTACGCGATTGTCGTATCCATTTTGGAGACACCAAAAAAGATGGCTATTTAGATACTACCTTGTTTATTACCGAGGGAGATTCGGCAAGTGGATCGATTACCAAATCACGAAATGTAAACACGCAAGCGGTATTTAGTTTAAAAGGAAAACCCCTAAACTCATACGGATTGTCTAAAAAAATAGTATATGAAAACGAAGAATTTAACCTCTTACAAGCAGCATTGAATATAGAAGATGGCTTAGAAGATTTGCGTTATAACAATATTGTAATTGCAACCGATGCCGATGTAGACGGTATGCACATCCGTTTGTTATTAATTACCTTCTTTTTACAATTCTTTCCAGAAGTAATTAAAGAAGGACATTTGTATATTTTAGATACGCCGCTGTTTAGAGTACGAAATAAAAAAGAAACCATTTATTGCTATTCAGAAGAAGAAAAACAAGCAGCAATAGAAAAATTAAGAGGCAAACCTGAGATTACTAGATTTAAAGGATTGGGGGAGATTTCTCCTAATGAATTCGTGCATTTCATCGGAGACGATATCCGTCTAGACCCCGTAATGTTAGACAAAGAAATGTCGATAGAACAAATGCTAGAGTTTTATATGGGTAAAAACACACCCGACCGACAGAAGTTTATTATAAACAACTTAAAAGTGGAGTTGGATTTAGTAGAAGAAAATTAA
- a CDS encoding SH3 domain-containing protein: protein MDQLNRKVLLLASSLMVIAALVIIARKDNVQENVYNTAIVGCYVSPEARCTGSANCRACKNCNYCKHCSKGGSCGVCSGRNQTRNYSNSRKNYPRPKPTERTIFDGRNTTNTIIQEEPYYLKILLVNQNSLNLRSGPDTSYYVIQELNFSEKLSLLSTHGKWIKVKVKKTKAIGFVHYSGVLLVEE from the coding sequence ATGGATCAGCTAAACAGAAAAGTGTTACTACTCGCATCGTCACTTATGGTAATAGCTGCTTTGGTGATTATTGCCAGAAAAGACAATGTTCAAGAAAATGTATACAACACGGCTATAGTCGGTTGTTATGTTTCTCCTGAAGCTAGGTGTACAGGTTCTGCAAACTGTAGGGCATGTAAAAACTGTAACTATTGTAAACATTGTAGCAAAGGAGGTTCATGCGGAGTGTGTTCTGGAAGAAATCAAACAAGAAACTATTCAAATTCTCGTAAAAACTACCCAAGACCAAAACCTACCGAAAGAACTATTTTTGACGGTCGTAACACTACAAATACGATAATACAAGAAGAACCCTACTATTTAAAAATATTATTGGTAAACCAAAATTCCTTAAACTTAAGGAGCGGACCCGATACTTCTTATTACGTAATACAAGAATTAAATTTTAGCGAAAAGTTAAGTCTGTTATCTACACATGGTAAATGGATTAAAGTAAAAGTGAAGAAAACAAAAGCAATTGGTTTTGTACATTATAGTGGAGTCCTTTTGGTAGAAGAGTAA
- a CDS encoding DNA gyrase/topoisomerase IV subunit A, whose protein sequence is MSEEHNKYEHDEELDKPIENTETITKVTGMYKEWFLDYASYVILERAVPSIEDGFKPVQRRIMHSMKDLDDGRYNKVANIVGHTMQYHPHGDASIADAMVQMGQKELLIDMQGNWGNILTGDRAAASRYIEARLSKFALDVVFNAKTTEWQASYDGRKKEPVNLPVKFPLLLAQGAEGIAVGLSTKILPHNFNELIDASIKYLKGRSFTIVPDFLTGGIVDVTDYKDGKRGGKIRVRAKIAALDKKTLVINEIPFGTTTSSLIDSILKANDKGKIKIKKIEDNTAAEVEILVHLPPNVSPDKTIDALYAFTSCENSISPLCCIIEDNKPIFIGVSEILKKSTDFTVELLKRELEIQLHELEEQWHFASLERIFIENRIYRDIEEVETWEGVIEAIDKGLKPYTKHLKREVTEEDIVRLTEIRIKKISKFDIDKAKQFIESLEEKITEVKNHLDNLIDFAIDYFKELKAKYGKGKERKTEIRIFDDIVATKVVMRNSKLYVNREEGFIGTSLRKDEYVTDCADIDDIIVFRDNGTMMVTKVDAKTFVGKGIIHVAVFKKKDKRTVYNMIYRDGAKGATYMKRFNVTSVTRDKEYNLGNDNPKSKVLYFTANSNGEAEVVTILLRAVGSVKKLKWDIDFADLAVKGRGVRGNLVTKYSVKKVEFKEAGVSTLKPRKIWFDDTVQRLNVDGRGELLGEFKAEDKILIATQSGKIKAVSPDLAMHFENDMIVLEKWKPNKPISAIYFDGIKERYFVKRFLVETPDKEELFISEDEKSKLEIIATDYRPVAEVIFSKRSLENIEVNFEDFIAIKGIKAQGNQLTTEKIRTVNLLESLPYDEPEEAKVEDIEVNDEEEIKEEVLPLEVEETKPKEFVESKEDKAKKALEKALRKKKKDIDDESQTALF, encoded by the coding sequence ATGAGTGAAGAACATAACAAGTACGAACACGACGAAGAACTAGATAAACCAATAGAGAACACCGAAACCATTACCAAGGTTACAGGTATGTATAAAGAATGGTTTTTAGACTATGCTTCGTATGTAATTTTAGAACGTGCGGTCCCCTCTATAGAAGACGGATTCAAACCCGTGCAACGTCGTATCATGCATTCTATGAAAGACTTAGATGATGGGCGCTATAATAAAGTAGCAAACATTGTTGGTCATACCATGCAGTACCACCCACACGGAGATGCTTCAATTGCCGATGCCATGGTACAAATGGGGCAAAAAGAACTGCTGATAGATATGCAAGGGAACTGGGGAAATATCCTAACAGGAGACCGTGCAGCAGCCTCTCGTTATATAGAAGCACGATTGTCTAAATTTGCCTTAGATGTTGTTTTCAACGCCAAAACTACCGAGTGGCAAGCCTCGTACGACGGACGTAAAAAAGAACCCGTAAACTTACCCGTAAAATTCCCGTTGTTGTTAGCGCAAGGAGCAGAAGGTATTGCGGTAGGATTATCAACCAAAATATTACCTCATAACTTTAACGAATTAATCGATGCTTCTATCAAATATTTGAAAGGAAGAAGTTTTACCATCGTTCCCGATTTTTTAACAGGCGGTATCGTAGATGTTACCGATTATAAAGATGGAAAAAGAGGAGGGAAAATTCGAGTACGTGCCAAAATAGCAGCATTGGATAAGAAAACACTGGTTATTAATGAAATTCCGTTTGGAACTACGACCTCTTCGCTAATCGACAGTATTTTAAAAGCCAACGATAAAGGAAAAATTAAAATCAAAAAGATTGAAGATAACACGGCTGCTGAGGTAGAAATTTTAGTACACTTACCGCCTAATGTATCGCCAGACAAAACTATCGATGCATTGTATGCTTTTACCAGTTGTGAAAACTCAATATCACCACTGTGCTGTATTATTGAAGACAACAAACCTATTTTTATCGGTGTTAGCGAAATTCTAAAAAAATCAACAGATTTTACAGTAGAACTGCTAAAACGTGAATTAGAAATTCAATTACACGAATTAGAAGAACAATGGCATTTTGCTTCTTTAGAACGTATTTTTATTGAAAACAGAATTTACCGCGACATTGAAGAAGTAGAAACTTGGGAAGGAGTCATTGAAGCTATTGATAAAGGATTAAAACCCTATACAAAACATTTAAAAAGAGAGGTAACCGAAGAAGATATCGTTCGCTTAACAGAAATAAGAATTAAGAAAATTTCAAAGTTCGATATTGATAAAGCAAAACAATTTATTGAAAGTTTAGAAGAAAAAATAACAGAGGTTAAAAACCATTTAGACAATCTAATTGATTTTGCCATAGACTATTTTAAAGAACTAAAAGCAAAATACGGAAAAGGAAAAGAACGCAAAACAGAAATCCGCATTTTTGATGATATCGTTGCGACCAAAGTAGTCATGCGAAACTCAAAACTGTACGTAAATAGAGAAGAAGGATTTATAGGAACCTCGCTACGAAAAGACGAGTATGTTACCGATTGTGCCGATATCGACGATATTATTGTGTTTAGAGACAACGGCACCATGATGGTCACCAAAGTAGACGCTAAAACCTTTGTAGGAAAAGGGATTATTCATGTCGCAGTCTTCAAGAAAAAAGACAAGCGTACCGTGTATAACATGATTTATCGTGATGGAGCAAAAGGCGCTACGTACATGAAGCGATTTAACGTAACGTCGGTAACAAGAGATAAGGAATACAATTTAGGAAACGATAATCCAAAATCGAAGGTGCTCTATTTTACCGCCAATTCTAATGGAGAAGCTGAGGTAGTCACTATTTTATTGCGAGCAGTAGGCAGTGTTAAAAAACTAAAGTGGGATATAGATTTTGCCGATTTAGCGGTAAAAGGTCGCGGAGTTCGAGGTAATTTAGTAACCAAGTACTCGGTTAAAAAAGTAGAGTTTAAAGAAGCGGGAGTATCGACACTAAAACCAAGAAAAATTTGGTTTGACGATACCGTACAGCGTTTGAACGTAGACGGTAGAGGAGAGTTGTTAGGAGAGTTCAAAGCAGAAGATAAAATTTTAATAGCTACACAATCAGGAAAAATCAAAGCCGTATCACCAGATTTAGCGATGCACTTTGAAAATGATATGATTGTGCTAGAAAAGTGGAAACCCAATAAACCGATTTCTGCAATTTATTTCGACGGAATTAAAGAACGTTATTTTGTAAAGCGATTTTTAGTGGAAACCCCAGATAAAGAGGAACTATTTATATCTGAAGATGAAAAATCAAAATTAGAAATTATAGCTACAGATTATCGTCCAGTAGCGGAGGTTATTTTTTCTAAAAGAAGTTTAGAGAACATAGAGGTAAATTTTGAAGACTTTATCGCAATTAAAGGAATTAAAGCACAAGGAAACCAATTAACAACCGAAAAGATAAGAACCGTTAATTTGTTAGAATCGCTACCCTATGATGAACCCGAAGAAGCTAAAGTTGAAGATATTGAAGTTAATGATGAAGAGGAAATAAAAGAAGAAGTATTGCCTTTGGAAGTAGAAGAAACAAAACCTAAAGAGTTTGTGGAGTCTAAAGAAGATAAGGCAAAAAAAGCTTTAGAAAAAGCACTTCGAAAGAAGAAAAAAGACATAGATGACGAAAGTCAAACAGCATTATTTTAA
- the yidD gene encoding membrane protein insertion efficiency factor YidD gives MMKYLLLLGIKSYWKFKPKDKPPRCIFRKSCSHYVYEETKNTGFIAGIKALMYRFKNCTYGYELYTNPVNKKKQLLLKNGEVVDEENIAKRLLY, from the coding sequence ATGATGAAATACTTATTACTTCTTGGAATAAAGTCCTATTGGAAGTTCAAGCCAAAAGACAAACCACCTCGCTGTATTTTTAGAAAGTCATGCTCGCACTACGTATATGAAGAAACTAAAAATACCGGCTTTATAGCAGGAATTAAGGCACTCATGTATCGGTTTAAAAATTGCACTTACGGTTATGAACTATATACGAATCCTGTAAACAAGAAAAAGCAGCTGTTACTAAAGAATGGAGAGGTAGTAGACGAAGAGAACATAGCAAAACGATTGTTATACTGA